A portion of the Aricia agestis chromosome 1, ilAriAges1.1, whole genome shotgun sequence genome contains these proteins:
- the LOC121726618 gene encoding glutathione hydrolase 7-like translates to MSTSPDHQSPPGVVELREDVPLKSSGTAPRTCANGPRFIIAAFAALSAAITIALLTQIYYGDYEVVPHGSVSSSAAECSRSGALVLRHGGGAIDATATAALCLAILAPHRTSLDASGALVYWEYRLSQTQLPTIIEWGGPTTPAVNTTGTSIARPPRLLVALAALHARYGVLPWADVLQPAIDIARTGITIPEAPLLPDGTHAGGNSLAIADYLETFKHNTSTALCGLWRCDVTSRPGVGERAGPWRVYAGGAGGAIAARALTALGANDSIADPTKSVVSSLQVAAAGAGQAGAGAWPGGVASGLAVVDPSDTYVALVTGLSKPFGSGVPAGGAGAWTPDEPTAPLDLAPAIIVQPDVCGTRYILGAESASALAQVAAAALTGAGPVRAVEGPRAEVLPGGALLPDPDPAAPAAPAPAVNLIQQQGDALLSHADSRGGGLAERF, encoded by the exons ATGTCTACCAGCCCTGACCATCAGTCTCCACCAG GTGTGGTGGAACTTCGTGAGGATGTGCCGTTGAAGTCGAGTGGAACTGCTCCTCGGACCTGTGCTAATGGTCCACGGTTTATTATCGCGGCTTTCGCAGCACTATCAGCTGCGATCACAATTGCTTTGCTTACACAAATCTACTACGGAGATTATGAG GTGGTTCCCCACGGCTCAGTTTCATCTTCAGCTGCAGAATGTTCACGGTCTGGTGCACTTGTGCTGCGCCATGGAGGTGGGGCCATAGACGCCACAGCCACCGCCGCCCTCTGCCTTGCTATATTGGCTCCACACCGAACTTCTCTAGATGC GAGTGGAGCACTTGTTTACTGGGAGTATCGTTTATCACAGACACAGTTGCCCACAATTATAGAATGGGGCGGCCCTACAACACCAGCTGTGAATACCACAGGAACGAGTATTGCGAGGCCACCGCGCCTGCTCGTGGCCTTAGCAGCACTCCATGCACGGTATGGTGTCTTGCCATGGGCTGATGTTCTACAGCCAGCTATTGATATAGCAAG GACTGGAATCACTATCCCCGAAGCGCCGCTGTTACCAGATGGCACGCATGCTGGTGGAAACTCGCTGGCTATTGCTGACTACTTGGAGACATTTAAACATAACACTAGTACTG CGTTGTGTGGGTTGTGGCGTTGTGACGTCACGTCGCGGCCGGGCGTCGGCGAGCGCGCAGGGCCGTGGCGCGTGTACGCCGGCGGTGCGGGCGGGGCGATCGCGGCGCGCGCGCTAACAGCGCTTGGCGCTAACGACAGCATTGCGGATCCTACCAAGAG TGTGGTGAGCTCGCTGCAggtggcggcggcgggggcggggcaAGCGGGCGCAGGGGCGTGGCCCGGCGGCGTCGCCAGCGGGCTCGCCGTCGTCGACCCGTCAGACACATACGTCGCGCTCGTCAC TGGGCTGTCTAAGCCGTTCGGCTCGGGCGTGCCTGCGGGCGGTGCGGGCGCGTGGACGCCGGACGAGCCGACCGCGCCGCTCGACCTCGCACCCGCCATCATCGTACAGCCTGATGTGTGCG GCACAAGATACATACTGGGCGCGGAGTCCGCATCAGCGTTAGCACAGGTGGCGGCTGCGGCGCTGACAGGCGCGGGCCCCGTGCGGGCGGTGGAGGGGCCCCGTGCTGAGGTGCTGCCGGGCGGGGCCCTGCTGCCTGACCCTGACCCCGCtgcccccgccgcccccgcgcccGCAGTCAACCTCATACAGCAACAGGGGGACGCTCTGCTGTCGCATGCTGACTCGCGCGGCGGGGGACTGGCTGAACGCTTTTAG